Proteins found in one Longimicrobiaceae bacterium genomic segment:
- a CDS encoding TonB-dependent receptor: MQQRRRWTVPFLLLLGLAAAPPLATQAGAVAGRVTDAASQAPVAGATVTASTGGAAVGDAVTGQDGRYRIANLAPGTYALTITQSGYEPRRGTVRVGAGATATFDASLTVRETALDAIVVTASRRAERAQEAPASVAVVSAKAVEERPVVSASDHLRATPGVDIAQNGIFNNNVVVRGFNAAFSSSLALLTDYRIASVPGLQVNRVGSISLVNEDLSRIEVVLGPGAALYGPNTANGIVHLITKSPLDDPGTSLSVSAGERDAFMGTFRTAQRITENLGFKVSGSYLRADEWLFVDTAEVRLQGEARARLEQFRTAQRGRGLGEAQIQDSIARDPSLFALTRVGVRKDDARRYGFDGRVDWRPRPGLSAVLQAGQSSNSSVDLTGISASVQDDFSVSYVQGRVSWNRLFAQVYREHNDAGGTYTARTGASVFDESKLWVGQVQHGFGLAADRQQFTYGLDLLYTLPESRGTVYGRNEDDDEVTQVGAYLQSETRILPTLNLVLAGRVDHHSVLDDQIFSPRAGLVFTPREGQSFRATYNRAFQAPTAINLFLDRLSSRSGPYAVQAIAPGAQGFNFHLPNGQLAIRSPFNSAANGGGSTRIAYDPAVVSRLAINFLVATGQITPAEAGRLFAANPNFTVIGRNPQTGKAGAFDPSTVQDLPGIEPELSEVFEVGYRGLFANRLLVTADLWRLERENFISQLFAPAPLLMVSGTQVAQFLAANGIAPERAAALAGVVARTPIGVVSAAENDILTDGIPILISYKNYANVDLTGMDLSAQYLMGRWRVAGNASFVSDNYFSFGPDEQPIALNAPKRKGALALGYDDDARGINGEIRGRYVGGFPVYSGVYIGNSCVEPQQGLGDCVEAATLVDLVLGYRVPGIRGTTLQLSVTNLFDEKYQSFVGVPAIGRLALLRLRYDF; encoded by the coding sequence ATGCAACAACGTCGTCGTTGGACTGTGCCGTTCCTCCTCCTGCTGGGCCTCGCCGCCGCGCCGCCGCTCGCCACGCAGGCAGGCGCCGTCGCCGGCCGCGTCACCGACGCCGCCTCCCAGGCCCCCGTGGCCGGGGCGACGGTGACCGCCTCCACCGGCGGCGCCGCCGTCGGGGACGCGGTCACCGGCCAGGACGGCCGCTACCGGATCGCCAACCTTGCCCCGGGGACGTACGCGCTCACGATCACGCAGTCCGGCTACGAGCCCCGCCGGGGCACGGTCCGGGTGGGCGCCGGCGCGACCGCCACCTTCGACGCCTCCCTGACCGTGCGGGAGACGGCGCTGGACGCCATCGTGGTCACCGCCTCCCGCCGCGCGGAGCGGGCCCAGGAGGCCCCCGCCTCGGTGGCGGTGGTGAGCGCCAAGGCCGTCGAGGAGCGTCCCGTCGTGAGCGCCTCCGACCACCTCCGGGCCACCCCGGGGGTGGACATCGCCCAGAACGGGATCTTCAACAACAACGTGGTGGTGCGCGGCTTCAACGCGGCCTTCTCCAGCTCGCTCGCCCTGCTGACCGACTACCGGATCGCCTCGGTCCCCGGGCTGCAGGTGAACCGGGTGGGGAGCATCTCGCTCGTCAACGAGGACCTGTCGCGGATCGAGGTGGTGCTGGGGCCGGGCGCGGCGCTCTACGGACCCAACACCGCCAACGGCATCGTCCACCTGATCACTAAGTCGCCGCTGGACGACCCGGGCACCTCGCTCTCCGTCTCGGCCGGGGAGCGCGATGCCTTCATGGGCACCTTCCGCACCGCCCAGCGGATCACCGAGAACCTTGGCTTCAAGGTCTCGGGGAGCTACCTGCGCGCCGACGAGTGGCTCTTCGTGGACACGGCGGAGGTACGGCTGCAGGGCGAGGCCCGCGCGAGGCTGGAGCAGTTCCGCACGGCGCAGCGGGGGCGCGGCCTGGGCGAGGCGCAGATCCAGGACAGCATCGCCCGCGACCCGTCGCTCTTCGCCCTCACCCGGGTGGGGGTCCGGAAGGACGACGCGCGCCGCTACGGGTTCGACGGGCGCGTGGACTGGCGCCCCCGCCCCGGCCTCTCCGCCGTGCTGCAGGCCGGGCAGTCCAGCAACAGCAGCGTGGACCTCACCGGGATCAGCGCCTCCGTGCAGGATGACTTCTCGGTCTCCTACGTCCAGGGGCGGGTGAGCTGGAACCGGCTCTTCGCCCAGGTCTACCGCGAGCACAACGACGCCGGGGGGACCTACACGGCGCGCACCGGCGCCTCCGTGTTCGACGAGTCCAAGCTCTGGGTGGGCCAGGTCCAGCACGGCTTCGGGCTGGCGGCCGACCGCCAGCAGTTCACCTACGGCCTGGACCTGCTGTACACCCTCCCGGAGTCGCGCGGGACGGTGTACGGCCGGAACGAGGACGACGACGAGGTCACCCAGGTGGGCGCCTACCTGCAGTCCGAGACCCGGATCCTCCCCACCCTGAACCTGGTCCTGGCGGGGCGGGTGGACCACCACTCCGTGCTGGACGACCAGATCTTCTCGCCGCGGGCGGGGCTGGTCTTCACGCCCCGGGAGGGGCAGAGCTTCCGGGCCACCTACAACCGGGCGTTCCAGGCCCCGACGGCGATCAACCTCTTCCTGGACCGGCTGAGCAGCCGCTCCGGGCCGTACGCGGTGCAGGCGATCGCGCCGGGGGCGCAGGGCTTTAACTTCCACCTTCCGAACGGACAGCTCGCCATCCGCTCGCCCTTCAACTCGGCGGCCAACGGCGGCGGGAGCACGCGGATCGCGTACGACCCGGCCGTGGTCTCGCGCCTGGCCATCAACTTCCTGGTGGCCACGGGGCAGATCACCCCGGCCGAGGCCGGGAGGCTGTTCGCCGCCAACCCGAACTTCACCGTGATCGGCCGCAACCCGCAGACGGGGAAGGCCGGTGCCTTCGACCCGAGCACGGTGCAGGACCTCCCGGGGATCGAGCCGGAGCTCTCCGAGGTCTTCGAGGTGGGGTACCGGGGGCTCTTCGCCAACCGGCTCCTCGTCACGGCGGACCTGTGGCGGCTGGAGCGCGAGAACTTCATCTCGCAGCTCTTCGCCCCCGCGCCGCTCCTGATGGTGAGCGGGACGCAGGTCGCGCAGTTCCTGGCGGCCAACGGGATCGCGCCCGAGCGGGCCGCGGCCCTCGCCGGGGTGGTGGCGCGCACCCCCATCGGGGTGGTGTCCGCGGCGGAGAACGACATCCTCACCGACGGCATCCCCATCCTGATCAGCTACAAGAACTACGCGAACGTGGACCTCACGGGGATGGACCTGAGCGCGCAGTACCTCATGGGGCGCTGGAGGGTGGCCGGGAACGCCTCCTTCGTGAGCGACAACTACTTCAGCTTCGGGCCGGACGAGCAGCCCATCGCGCTCAACGCGCCCAAGCGGAAGGGGGCGCTCGCCCTCGGCTACGACGACGACGCCAGGGGGATCAACGGCGAGATCCGCGGCCGCTACGTCGGCGGCTTCCCGGTGTACTCGGGGGTCTACATCGGCAACTCCTGCGTGGAGCCGCAGCAGGGGCTCGGGGACTGCGTCGAGGCGGCCACCCTGGTCGACCTCGTGCTCGGGTACCGCGTCCCCGGCATCCGGGGGACCACGCTGCAGCTCAGCGTGACCAACCTCTTCGACGAGAAGTACCAGAGCTTCGTGGGCGTGCC